The following proteins are co-located in the Pelecanus crispus isolate bPelCri1 chromosome 5, bPelCri1.pri, whole genome shotgun sequence genome:
- the LOC104038434 gene encoding C-X-C chemokine receptor type 2-like — MESFSFSGDLSNIFYNYTYDYSTAMPDTAISSAPCRPDSTVLNKYLVVVIYCLVFILSVVGNGLVVLVVTSSHTNRSVTDVYLLNLAVADLLFALSLPLWAAYRAHEWVFGTVMCKAVSMLQEANFYSGILLLACISVDRYLAIVYATRAATEKRHWVKFVCLGIWVFSVLLSLPVLLFREAFPSPSNGTVCYERIGGENTAKWRVVLRILPQTFGFALPLLVMLFCYGVTIHTLLQTKNSQKQRAMKVILAVVMVFLICWLPYNITLVSDTLMRIRAIAETCERRNHIDTALSVTQVLGFAHSCINPIIYAFIGQKFRNSFLKILAQRGFISKDAVARYARTSYASTSGNTSTTL, encoded by the coding sequence ATGGAGTCCTTCTCCTTCAGTGGGGATTTGTCCAACATCTTCTACAACTACACCTATGACTACAGCACGGCCATGCCCGACACCGCTATCTCCTCTGCCCCGTGCCGGCCTGACAGCACTGTCCTCAACAAGTACCTGGTGGTGGTGATCTACTGCCTTGTCTTCATCCTCAGTGTGGTGGGGAATgggctggtggtgctggtggtgaCCTCCAGCCACACCAACCGCTCCGTCACCGATGTCTATCTGCTCAACCTGGCTGTGGCCGACCTGCTCTTTGCCCTCAGCCTGCCACTCTGGGCTGCCTACCGAGCCCATGAGTGGGTCTTCGGCACTGTGATGTGCAAAGCTGTCTCCATGCTGCAGGAGGCCAACTTCTACAGCGGCATCCTGCTGCTGGCCTGCATCAGCGTGGACCGCTACCTGGCCATCGTCTATGCCACCCGGGCCGCCACCGAGAAGAGGCACTGGGTGAAGTTTGTCTGCTTGGGCATCTGGGTCTTCTCTGTGTTGCTctccctgcccgtgctgctcTTCCGTGAGGCTTTCCCCTCACCCAGCAACGGCACCGTGTGCTACGAGCGCATCGGCGGCGAAAACACGGCCAAGTGGCGGGTTGTGCTGCGCATCCTGCCGCAGACCTTTGGCTTTGCCCTGCCTCTCTTAGTGATGCTCTTCTGCTATGGTGTCACCATCCACACCCTTCTGCAGACCAAGAATTCCCAGAAGCAGCGGGCCATGAAGGTCATCTTAGCCGTAGTGATGGTCTTCCTCATCTGCTGGCTGCCCTACAACATCACATTGGTGAGCGACACCCTCATGAGGATTCGGGCCATCGCCGAGACCTGTGAGAGGAGGAACCACATTGACACGGCCCTCTCTGTCACGCAGGTCCTGGGCTTTGCCCACAGCTGCATCAATCCCATCATCTATGCCTTCATTGGGCAGAAGTTTCGCAACAGCTTCCTCAAGATCCTGGCACAGCGTGGGTTCATCAGCAAGGACGCTGTGGCCCGCTATGCCCGCACCTCCTATGCTTCCACCTCTGGCAACACCTCCACCACCCTCTAA